One window from the genome of Poecilia reticulata strain Guanapo linkage group LG9, Guppy_female_1.0+MT, whole genome shotgun sequence encodes:
- the selenop gene encoding selenoprotein Pa isoform X2 → MWVRLSLLLTLCLLHGGGAESEGGGPRCQPPSTWMIGEVEPMKGTAGQVTVVALLKASULFCLVQASRIDGLRQKLETQGLNDVVYMVINHQGEQAQRLHPMLAERLSDKISLYKQGEQQPDVWQALNGKKDDFIIYDRCGRLTHHISLPYSVIGHGHIESAIKEAYCNRMCGACSHETAETPEGCRATPNAQPEADAPAAVGDNTEHDHRRHHGHGHHGHGHHGHGHHGHGHHGQHGHHHHRHHGDHHGHYGDLEQSQQGAGQDHGQHVFDLPQLQQAVDTEQLLQEAVAAPVRP, encoded by the exons ATGTGGGTGCGCCTTAGCCTGCTCCTCACTCTCTGCCTGCTCCATGGGGGCGGTGCAGAGAGTGAGGGCGGCGGGCCTCGCTGTCAGCCCCCATCAACCTGGATGATCGGGGAGGTGGAACCGATGAAGGGCACAGCAGGCCAAGTAACAGTGGTGGCCCTGTTAAAAGCCAGCTGACTGTTCTGCTTGGTGCAGGCCTCCAG AATTGATGGTCTGCGCCAGAAATTGGAGACTCAGGGCCTGAATGATGTGGTTTACATGGTCatcaaccaccagggggagcaAGCGCAGCGGCTCCACCCCATGCTGGCTGAGAGGCTGTCAGATAAGATCTCACTGTACAAACAGGGTGAACAACAACCTGATGTTTGGCAGGCCCTGAATGGAAAGAAAGATGACTTCATCATCTATGACAG GTGTGGTCGTCTTACCCACCATATTTCCCTTCCTTATTCTGTTATTGGACATGGCCATATTGAGAGTGCGATCAAAGAAGCCTACTGCAATCGCATGTGTGGCGCCTGCTCACACGAG ACTGCTGAGACTCCAGAGGGATGCAGAGCAACACCAAATGCACAGCCTGAAGCAGATGCACCCGCAGCTGTAGGAGACAACACAGAACATGACCACAGACGCCATCATGGTCATGGCCATCATGGTCATGGCCATCATGGTCATGGTCATCATGGTCATGGCCATCATGGTCAGCATGGTCATCACCACCATAGGCACCACGGTGATCATCATGGTCATTATGGTGACTTGGAGCAAAGTCAGCAGGGGGCTGGGCAGGATCATGGTCAGCATGTCTTTGACTTACCACAGTTACAGCAAGCAGTGGACACAGAGCAGTTATTACAGGAGGCCGTAGCCGCCCCTGTTAGACCATGA
- the selenop gene encoding selenoprotein Pa isoform X1 yields the protein MWVRLSLLLTLCLLHGGGAESEGGGPRCQPPSTWMIGEVEPMKGTAGQVTVVALLKASULFCLVQASRIDGLRQKLETQGLNDVVYMVINHQGEQAQRLHPMLAERLSDKISLYKQGEQQPDVWQALNGKKDDFIIYDRCGRLTHHISLPYSVIGHGHIESAIKEAYCNRMCGACSHETAETPEGCRATPNAQPEADAPAAVGDNTEHDHRRHHGHGHHGHGHHGHGHHGHGHHGQHGHHHHRHHGDHHGHYGDLEQSQQGAGQDHGQHVFDLPQLQQAVDTEQLLQEAVAAPVRPUVAEKGRUKSKFTUQGTAGSENETVPKASUCUHURRVFGEAGSEQSLGLUHCEEGLPASUQUQGLTSEAATNVRETUQURMPPAEUQQPQPDQ from the exons ATGTGGGTGCGCCTTAGCCTGCTCCTCACTCTCTGCCTGCTCCATGGGGGCGGTGCAGAGAGTGAGGGCGGCGGGCCTCGCTGTCAGCCCCCATCAACCTGGATGATCGGGGAGGTGGAACCGATGAAGGGCACAGCAGGCCAAGTAACAGTGGTGGCCCTGTTAAAAGCCAGCTGACTGTTCTGCTTGGTGCAGGCCTCCAG AATTGATGGTCTGCGCCAGAAATTGGAGACTCAGGGCCTGAATGATGTGGTTTACATGGTCatcaaccaccagggggagcaAGCGCAGCGGCTCCACCCCATGCTGGCTGAGAGGCTGTCAGATAAGATCTCACTGTACAAACAGGGTGAACAACAACCTGATGTTTGGCAGGCCCTGAATGGAAAGAAAGATGACTTCATCATCTATGACAG GTGTGGTCGTCTTACCCACCATATTTCCCTTCCTTATTCTGTTATTGGACATGGCCATATTGAGAGTGCGATCAAAGAAGCCTACTGCAATCGCATGTGTGGCGCCTGCTCACACGAG ACTGCTGAGACTCCAGAGGGATGCAGAGCAACACCAAATGCACAGCCTGAAGCAGATGCACCCGCAGCTGTAGGAGACAACACAGAACATGACCACAGACGCCATCATGGTCATGGCCATCATGGTCATGGCCATCATGGTCATGGTCATCATGGTCATGGCCATCATGGTCAGCATGGTCATCACCACCATAGGCACCACGGTGATCATCATGGTCATTATGGTGACTTGGAGCAAAGTCAGCAGGGGGCTGGGCAGGATCATGGTCAGCATGTCTTTGACTTACCACAGTTACAGCAAGCAGTGGACACAGAGCAGTTATTACAGGAGGCCGTAGCCGCCCCTGTTAGACCATGAGTGGCAGAAAAGGGAAGATGAAAGTCAAAATTCACCTGACAGGGAACGGCAGGCTCCGAAAACGAAACCGTTCCCAAAGCCAGCTGATGCTGACACTGACGCAGGGTGTTTGGCGAGGCAGGAAGCGAACAGTCGCTCGGGCTCTGACACTGTGAAGAGGGGCTGCCGGCCTCCTGACAGTGACAGGGCCTCACGAGCGAGGCAGCCACCAATGTCAGGGAGACCTGACAGTGACGCATGCCTCCTGCTGAATGACAGCAGCCTCAGCCAGACCAGTGA